A genomic segment from Gavia stellata isolate bGavSte3 chromosome 4, bGavSte3.hap2, whole genome shotgun sequence encodes:
- the SMIM45 gene encoding small integral membrane protein 45: protein MPHFLDWFVPVYLMISILILVGFGACIYYFEPGLQEAHKWRTQRPIMERDLRKTLMIRDNLAFGVPEV from the coding sequence ATGCCCCACTTCTTGGATTGGTTTGTGCCAGTGTATCTGATGATCTCCATTCTCATCTTGGTGGGCTTTGGAGCTTGCATTTACTACTTCGAGCCAGGACTCCAGGAAGCCCATAAATGGCGAACGCAGAGACCGATCATGGAACGAGACCTTCGGAAGACGCTGATGATTCGGGACAACCTGGCTTTCGGTGTGCCCGAGGTCTGA